Part of the Longimicrobium sp. genome is shown below.
TCTTGCCGCCCGTGGCCTTCTTCCACTCGTAGAAGCCGCTGGCGGGAACCAGGCAGCGGCGGCGCTGGAAGGCAGCGCGGTAGGCGGGCTTCTCGGCCACGCCCTCGGCGCGCGCGTTGATCATCTTGTTGCCGATGGCCGCGTCCCTGGCCCACGACGGAATCAGCCCCCAGCGGAAGACGTCGAGCACGCGGCGGCCGGCGTCGCTCAGCAGCACCGGCGCGTGCTGCGTGGGCGCGATGTTGAAGCGCGGCAGCTCCGGCTCCTCGCACCGCCACGCCGCCTCGAACGCCGCCGCCAGCTCCGCGCTGCTCGCCTTCTGCCCGAATCGCCCGCACATCGCGCTCGCTCCTGTCGCCTGGAAACCCTGATCGCCCGCATGGCGCCACCGGCGGTGCAATGTAATGACCGCTGGCGCAAAAATCCGCCACCGCGCGCAAGAAGCACGGAGAGTGCGGAAGCCTCCCTCCGTTTCCTCCGTTCCCTCCGTGTGAGTCCATTCTCCTTTTGAATCACACGAAGGGAACGGAGGAAAGACGATCAGGCGATCTCTCTCATGTCCGGCGGCCGGAACGAAAAACGGCCGCCCCATCAGGGACGGCCGCACAGCGCGCCTGCCGGTTTTTTCGCCGGACAGCCCGAATTCTGCTCACCTCTTGCTCAATCTTTTCCCCCGCCCGTTGGCTCCGGCCGCGTCTCGCGCAGGAAGATCGCCCCCATCCCCAGCAGGTTTCCGCCGGCGATCAGCGTCCCGGCCGTGTCGTGGCCCGTGCGGACGAGGAACACACCCGCGAGCAGCCCCACCAGCAGAATCAGCAGGGCGAAAACTTGGCCCCGGCTGGCGCGCCCGTTCTCGCCGCGAACGATCTCCGCTTCCAGCCGCCGCCGGTGCAGCCCCTCCGCACGGAACTGCGCGAGGATGACCTGCGGCGCGCGCGGATCCACCTCCTTGTAACGGGCGAGCTCCGCCGCGCTGGGTAGCGGCCCCTGCACGCACTCCGCCGTAACGAGAAGACCCGTTGGGAACGCCAGCAGATCGGCGCTCCCCCTCTGCGCGGGGAGAGGAGAGGGCAGAGCGGAAGGAAGTTGCGGCGCGGCTCCGTCAGGAGCCATGGCCGGCGGCGTACCGCTGCACGGCCACGCGCAGGTCGCGGGAGACCGCGGCCCAGTCGGCGAGGAGCGCCGCGCGGTCGCTCCGGACGACCATCCGCCGCAGCCGCCGCGAGCCGATCGAGCCGGTGAGATCCACCGCCTGCGCCATCCCGCGAACGAACGCCCTGCCGAGAAGACTCGAACGCGCGATCATCGTGATCCCCCTCTCCGAAGGTGCTCATCCCGTGCACTCGCGATGAAAGCTGCACACGGAGCGAACGCTCGTCAAGGGTGTCCTGAAAGGTTGGAATTACTGGACGCGAGAACGCTCCTCAGGTGTCACCGGCGCGCCGATTTCGTCCAGGCCAGAGGCCCTTCGCGGACCTGCTCATCGGCCGCCCTGAGATTGCGGCGGAAGGTGCTGAACCTCACGTACAGCTTTGGCACAAACGAAGGGACGCCCCCGCCGGCATCCCGGCAGGGGCGTCTTCAATCGTCCGTCGTCCAGATGCTTCGGCTCAGAGCCCCAGCATGCGGTCCACGCGGGCCTCGAGCGAGGGCTTGGTGGCGCCGGAGATGGCGCTCTCCAGCAGGTCCACCAGCTCCTCGCCGAAGTCGGCGGGCTTGCGGCGGATCACCCGGACCAGCGGCGCGAAGGCCAGCAGCACCGTGCGCTCGGGATCGCCGCCGTCGTCCGCGCCGCCGTCGTCGCGCCAGCCGTCGTAGTTGGCGCTGGACTTCCACGGCTCGCTGTCGTCGTCCTCCTCCTCCATCTCCTCGGGCACCATCCCGTCGGGGAGCGAGTGCACGGGAATGGAGATCCCCACCATCGCCTTCACCTCGCCGTCCGGATCCTCGGGCTCCTCGGCCAGGAGGCCCAGATGCACCGGCTCGCGCAGCGTCTGGCGGAGCAGGTTCAGCGTGTCCGAGGGGAGCATGGCGCGGAACGACGGGCGCGGGTTTCCGCCGACGAAGAACGCCATCGGAACCAGCTCGGATTCCGAGGGAACCAGCCCCTCGGCGTCCACCTCACGCATCTCGAGCGCGACCGGCTCTTCGCGGATGTAGACGTGCATGCGCGTGGATCTCCAGAAAGAGTAACGACTTGGCGGAAACGGCCGGGTGGGTTTCCGGCCCGCTTTCCCCTCTTACACCCGCGGGCGCACAGGTTCCCCGCGGTGGCGGGTCCGGAGCGCGGGGGCGGGGCGCGGGAATTGCCGCCCGCCCGGGGTCTCGTATGTTGACGGGCCCGGCCGCCGCCGCGTCACCTCGCCGGCGCCGGCGGTCATCCGAATCTAGCCGCCGCGCGCGCGGAACGCACGAACTTTCGCGCGCCGCCGCGCCGTACCCGCACCCCGCGCCCATGCTCCCCGTCGTCCAGCCGGATCCCCGCGCCGCGCGCCTGGAGCGCGCGCTGCGCGAGCGCGTGAAGGGCGAGGTGCGCTTCGACGCGCATTCCCGCCTGCTCTACAGCACCGACGCCTCGCTCTACCAGTTCCTCCCCGTGGGCGTGGTGGTCCCCAAAGACGCGGGCGACGTGGAGGCGGCGGTGCGGCTCGCGGCCGAGCACGCCGTCCCCGTCCTTCCCCGCGGCGGGGGGACGGCGCTGGCCGGACAGACGGTGGGCGCCGCGCTGGTGCTGGACTTCACCAAGTACATGAACCGGGTCCTTGCTATTGACCCGGACGCCCGCCGCGCGAAGGTGCAGCCGGGGCTGCGGCTGGACCGCTTCAACCGCGCGCTGGCGCCTTACGGACTGCACTTCGGCCCCGACCCGGCCACGATCCGCCAGTGCGCGCTGGGCGGGATGATCGGCAACAACTCGTGCGGCGCCCGCTCGCTCGTCTACGGGAAGACGGGCGACCACGTCCATTCGCTGGACTGCGTGCTGGCCGACGCCCGCTGCGCGCACTTCAGCGGGATGCGGCGCGACGCCCTGGCGGGCGCTCCCGGCGCGGAGGGGCAGCTGGCGCGCGCGGTGATGGCGCTGCTGGAGCCGCACCGCGCGGAGATCGAGCGGCGCTTCCCGAAGATCCCCCGCCGCGTTTCGGGCTACAACTTCGACGCGATGCTGGAGGACGAGGAGTTGAACCTCGCGCGGCTCATCGTGGGCTCGGAAGGGACGCTGGCGACGGTGGTGGAGGCGGAGCTGGGGCTGGTCCCCATCCCCCCCGCCCGCGGGCTGGTGCTCCTTTCCTTCCGCGAGCGCTTCACCTCGTTCGACGCCGTTCCCGGCATCCTTCCCGAGCGCGGGCTGTCGGCGCTGGAGATCGTGGACAGCCGCGTGCTGCAGGGCGCGCGCGAGATCTTCGAGTTCCGCCCCACCGCGGCGATGGCGTCGCCGGACGCGCTGGGCGTGCTGTTCTGCGAGTTCAGCGGCGAATCGGCGGACGAGGTGCGGGGGATGGCCGAGGACTTCGCCGCGCGGGCGCCGCGGCTCCCCGGCAATCCCGCGGCGGGCGTCTACCTCAGCGAGCGCGAGCAGAACGCGGCGTGGGCGCTGCGGCAGGCGGCCACGGGGCTCCTCTATCTGACCACTCCGTCCAAGGACATCAAGCCGCAGGAGTTCGTGGAGGACACCGGCTGCCCGCCGGAGAAGCTGGGCGCGTACATGCGCCGCTTCGAGGAGATCGTGCAGCGGAACGGGACCACGACGGGCTTCTTCGGCCACGCCGGGCAGGGGTGCCTGCACGTGCGGGTGGACCTGAACGTGAAGCGCGGCGAGGACCGCGAGCGGATGCAGCGAATCGCCCACGAGATCGCCGAGCTGGTGGTGGACTTCGGCGGCTCGCTGAGCGGCGAGCACGGCGACGGGCTTTCGCGCAGCGAGTTCCTGCCGATGATGTTCGGACCGGAGATCATCGAGCTGCACCGGCAGGTGAAGGCCGTGTTCGACCCCGAGGGGCGGATGAACCCCGGCGGGAAGATCGCCCCGCCCTACCAGCGGATGAGCGACAACCTGCGCTTCGGGCCGGACTACTCCGTCACCCCGCCCGAGACCTTCTTCCGCTACGCCGAGGGCGGCTGGGACGTGGCGGTGGAGAAGTGCAACGGGATGGCCGTCTGCCGCAAGCTGGACGCGGGGACGATGTGCCCGTCGTACATGGTGACGCAGGAGGAGATGCACAGCACCCGCGGCCGCGCCAACTCGCTGCGCGAGGCCATGCGCGGCTCGCTGCCGGGAATGCGGAGCCACGAGGTGCTGGAGGCGCTGGACCTCTGTCTCGCGTGCAAGGCGTGCAAGACGGAGTGCCCCGTGGGCGTGGACATGGCGCGCTACAAGGCCGAGTTCCTGGCCCAGCACCACCGCGAGCACGGCACGGGCCGCGAGGCGCTCTTCTTCGGCCGCGTGCACGACTTCGCGCGGCTGGGGGGGAAGATGCCGGGGATCGCGAACCTGGGGCAGCGCGTGATGTCGGGCGTCATCAAGCGCGCGGCGGGGATGGACCCGCGGCGGGAGATGCCCGCGCTGGCGAGGAAGCCGTTCCGCGCGGAGTTCTCGCGCCGCCCGCGCTCGGCCATCGGCGGCCGGGCGACGGTGATCCTGTTCGACGACACCTTCCACAACTTCTTCCAGCCCGGCCCGCTGCACGCCGCGGCCCAGGTGATCGAGCGCGCGGGCTACGAGGTGCGCCTGCCGAAGACGCAGGTGTGCTGCGGCCGCGCGGCGGTGTCGAAAGGGCTGCTGGAGCACGCGCGCGAGCGGCAGACGGAGCTGCTGGAGACGCTGATGCCCGAGGTGGAGCGCGGCGCGTGGATCGTGGGCGTGGAGCCCAGCTGCATCCTCACCCTGCGCGACGAGCTGCCGGACCTGGTGCGCGACGACCGCGCGCTGAAGCTGGCCGCCGCGGCGGTGACCTTCGAGGAGTTCCTGGCCTCGCTCGCCGACTGGCGCCCCGGCCGGCTGGAGCGCCGCGCCATCGTCCACGGCCACTGCCACCAGAAGGCGCTGGTGGGGATGGGGCCCACGACGGAGGTCCTGTCGCGGGTCGAGGGGCTGGAGTTCAAGGTGCTGGATTCGGGGTGCTGCGGGATGGCCGGCTCGTTCGGCTACGAGAAGGGGCACTACGACGTGTCGAAGGCATGCGGCGAGCGCGTCCTCTTCCCCGCCGTGCGCGATGCCGCGGCGGACGACCTGGTCGTTGCCCCCGGCTTCAGCTGCCGCCACCAGATCGCCGACTTCTGCGGCGGCCGCAAGTCGCTCCACACCGCCGAGCTGCTGGCGATGGCGGAGTGAAGCCAGCCATAACCTCGACACCCGAAGAAAAACCGCTTATCATCCTTCCCCACGGAGGCGTGAGAATGTCGAACCATAAGCTCGGCTTGGTCGTCACAGGCGAAAATGTCGTCGGAGTGGTGCTGGACTTTGATATTACTCCCCCCGCGGTGCAGGGACAGTTTACATGGTCGTTGCAGGCAGGCGACCGCGTTGACGCTCTTGCGGTGATGTATGACCGCGTTGTGAATTTTGTACGTGAAGAGCACATTGCGGAGGTTGTACTTAAGGCGAGCGCGGCAGGAAGAACCGTTACTGTCAAACACCTCGGTTCAGCGGAACTCCGAGGTGTAGTAGCTGTCGCAAGCAAGACGGGTGGCGCGACTGTTCAGCTGATTCAAAAGGCTGTTGTTAGTAGAACATTTGGCGAGCGAAATGCGGACGAGTACGTAGGGGATAACTCCTTCTGGGACACCGCTGTTTCCGGAGACGTCTTGAAGACGCGCCGGGAAGCCGCATTTTTGCTTTTGGCCGCGAAAGGTTAGGACGAGAATGCCGACGGTTACAGTCTCTTCCCTTCACCTCGAGCACCAACTTGGTAAGGGATTTTTCGGTGCGGTATTTCGCGCACAGCATCCGCTTCACGGTACCGTCGCGGTCAAGGTGATGTCACGGGCTCCAACTGAGGATGACACGCAGTGGGCGGCACGTCGGGACGGTCTACTTGCTGAAGGACAGCACCTGAAGTCGGCTGAAGATAACCGCGTTGTACGCGTGTTAGACGTCGTTCACGACGCGTTAGCTGATCGTGTTTACCTGATTCTCGAACTATGCCCTGGCGGGTCCCTTCAGAGCCTGTATGAAGTTGGACCTCAACCGTTAGGAGTGGTGCGTGACCTTATAACTGACGCTGCTTTAGGGCTGCAATGTATTCACGCCCGAGACATGCTGCATCGGGATATTAAGCCCGCAAATATCCTCATCGGTCCCGACGGCCGTGGTAAACTCGGAGACTTCGGGTTGGTTACGGACGAACTCGTTCTCGGCTACGCATCGGCTGCGGGTTACAATGATCATCTGGCATATGAGGTGTGGCACACCGGCCTCACTAGTGTGCGCAGCGACATTTGGGCTTTGGGAATGACAGCCTTCCGGATGCTCCACGGAGAACTGTTCTATCTGTCGAAGGTTGAGCCTCCTCGGTATGACATCGCGAAAGGACGGTTTGCCGCGTCGCTCGCATGGCTGGAACACATCCCGGCAGAGTGGCAGCGGTTCATCCGAAAGTGTTTGCACGATAATGAAGAATCACGCTACCAAAGTGCACATCAGGTTCTACAGGCATTAGCCGCCCTACCGGTTGAGCCGAGTTGGACATGCATGTACACACCTGGTACGACGACATGGATTCGCGAGAAGAACTCTCGCAGGATTGAAGTTGTCCGATCGGTATTGTCAAACCGGCAGCACCAATGGACGGCGACAAGTTACCCACTAGGGGGCAGTGGACGGGCGCGTACTCTCGATAGCTCAGCCGGTGCTGTTGCCGCAAAGGAGGCGTCTTCCGGTTTGCGGAAATTCCTTACCTCATAGTGAAGGAGTGCGCCATGCGAGTACAGCGTCCTAAATGCCGAAACTGTGGGCGGAAGTGGTTCCCTGAGGATGATGTGCTTGCCTCACGTGGATATTGTCGCGTGTGTAGGGCTGAAAGAAAAAGCACCGCAGCCCGTTTTGTCGGGAGCGATATGTCACAGGCTGACAAAGCGAAGGAATATACATACAATTTGCCGCGGATACATCAGCGCAAGTGGATGTAAGCGCGATATTTATTGGAAGCGCCTGAATGTGCGGGAGCCCTTGTGGCGGCCCGGCGCCGGGCCCGTACCACTGCATGCCATGCGGCGCGGCGGACGGCGGGCACGACCACACCTGAGCCTATCCCCGATGACTCCCACCGCGCCGACGACGCAGCATCCGAGTCGCATCGCGGCGAGGGCGGCATCGCCCGCGTCCCGCATCGTCCTCGCGGCGCTGTTCGCGTTCGCGGGGACGATGCACTTCGTCATCCCCGATTCCTACGTGCGGATCATGCCGGCGTGGCTGCCGTGGCACCGCGGGCTCGTCTTCGTCAGCGGCGCGTGCGAGATCGCAGGCGGGCTCGGCCTCCTCGTCCCGCAGGTGCGGAGATGGGCGGGGATTGGACTCGTCCTCCTGCTCCTCGCGGTGTGGCCGGCGAACGCGCAGATGTGGATGAACGCGCGGGCGGCGCATCAATCGGGGTGGGCGCAGGCGCTGTTGCTGCTGCGCCTGCCGATGCAGATTGTGCTGATGATGTGGGTCTGGCGCGCGTCGCACCCGCGCGCGCTGCACGTGGACACGAGAAATTCTGTCGATGCCTGAGATCGGCGCAGCTCTGATCAACCCCGACGCGGGGAGCCACCCGGTGACCACCGACCCGCGCGAGGTGGCGGCTTCGGTGGCGGCGGGCGACCGCTCGTGGCGCGAGTTCCCGTACTACCAGGCGCGCTTCGGCGACCGCGGGCGGCGCTTCGGGCACAGCGACAGCGCGTGGCTGTCGCTGATCGCGCTGAAGGAGCAGCCGCAGGTGAACGCCGAGGTGCGCTGGCTGGGCGAGCTGCTGGCGTCGCGCGGGATGCCGCAGTGGCTGCTGGAGCGCCACCTGGAGTTCCTGCACGAGGAGCTGGCCGCTGCCGTCCCCGAGAACCGCGAGCAGTACGGGCGCCTGCTGAACGCCGCCGGGATGCTCCGCAACCAGCGCCGCGCGCAGATCCGCGAGCAGGACTTCCTGGCGCTGGCGGCGGACTTCCGCGCGCGCGCCGGAGCCGAGTGGACCGCGCGCCTCCCCAACATGGGCCCCCTCCTCGTCTCCGCCGTGGCCGACGAGGCCGCGGGGATCTCGCAGGCGGTGCCGCAGCTCGAGTCGTGGGCCACGGACCCGTCGCGCTTCCCCGCGGAATGGATCGCCGCCGTACACGACACGATTCAGGCGGCCCGCGCGCGGGTGTCGGCCGTGTAGCCTGCTGTTCGCATCCCCTCCATCTATCCCAATCTCCACCTCCTCGCGCCGCCATAAACGGCCTGCGTCCGGGCAGAAGCGCCCAACGTGGCCGTATGTGGACGTTCCTGTGAGGAGGGTGATGCGCGAAGGCGCATGACGTGCTATCGTGGGCGCCTACTCCGTCTATCTAGCCCACCGGCAGCACATCGGGCGAACCCTTCATCGCGGGGGATGCACATGGAACGCAGCCGCTTCATCGAGCACGGGGGCAAGCGCATCCTGGTGCTGGACTACACCGGGCTGGGAAAGGACATGGACCAGCTCCGGGGCGAGATCGAGAAGAGCAAGGCCCGCATCTCGGCCGAGCAGCCCGGCACGGTGCTGACCATGACGGACGTGCGCGGGGCGCACATCACGCCCGGCGGGGTGAAGGCCATGCAGGAGCTGGTGAAGCACAACGCGCCGTTCGTGAAGTGGAGCGCGATCGTGGTGGGGCTTACGGGCGTGTACCTGACCGCCTTCCGCGCCACCCAGGCCCTCTCGCGCCGCAAGAACATGAAGGCGTTCACCAGCCACGCGGAGGCGCAGGAGTGGCTGGTTTCGCAGCCGTGACAGAGGGTGCGAAAGTGCGAGAGTGCGAAAGTGCGAGAGTGCGAGAGTGCGACCACGAGCCGTGGAGGGCTCGGCATACGATGAGTATCGCGGATTTTTTCCAGAGACACACATCGTCGGGGCGCGCCGGTGGATGCTCATCTCCATCTCTGATCGATCGGTTGAGAACGGTGGGGACCGCGCGGCTGCTGCGGATCTGCGCGGATGGCTGGACGCGGTGCCTGCGATAGGATCGAGAGTGCGAAAGTGAGATGACATGCCGACCGGCAGCTCGATCGCCAGCGTCGTCGTCCTCCTCGCCTGCAAGCTCCTCGCGATGGGCTGAATCCCGTACAAAATCACACAGAGACACAGAGGACCGGAGACACGGCGAGGGCTGGCGCGAATGCCCTCCGTATCTTCGGTCCTCTATGTCTCTTTGTGAGATTCTTTTGCGATCAGCTGCCCAAGCGGAGCGTGCGGATGGCGGCCCTGCGGCGCTGGTCCATGCTGGCGGTGTCGAGGGCGTGCACGGCGGCCTCGGTCAGCCCGTCGGAGGGGTCGTACCCCAGGCTGGCCAGCAGCTCGCGCACGTATTCCTCCTCGAGCGCGCGGCCCTTCAGCTGCTCGGCGATCTCGTCGTCGGTCATGTGACCCTCGGCTGGGTCGTGGGTCCCGGGCATGTCGTCGTTTTCACGCATATCCATCTGCGGTATGCGGGTTGTGTGCCGTGAACGCAGCAGGGGCGCGCCACCGTGGCGCGCCCCCGCAGTACCCCTCGGCGCGGCGAAAAGGTCAGTGCGCCGCGCGCTCCCCGGTGTGCGGCACGTCGGCCATCATCCGCCGGATCGGCACGATCAGCAGCGCCAGGATCACCGCGGCGCCGAACAGCCCGGCGGTGGTCCCGGTGAAGAGCCCCGGCATGGCCTCGAGCTTCTCGGGGTCCACGTTCCCGCCCACCAGCCCGCCGATCAGGTTGCCCACCGCGCTGGCCAGGAACCAGATCCCCATCATCTGCCCCGCGTACTTGCGCGGCGCCAGCTTGGTCATCGACGACAGGCCCACCGGGCTCAGGCAGAGCTCGCCCACCGTCTGGAAGAAGTAGCTCCCCACCAGCCACATGGCCGAAACCTTCAGCGACCCGTTGCTCGACACCACGGCCTTCGCCGCGGGGATCATCAGCGCGAAGCCCAGCCCCGCGAAGAACAGCCCCAGCGCGAACTTGGCGGGGCTGGACAGGTCGGCGCCGCGGCGCCCCATGCTCACCCACAGCCACGCGAACACCGGCGCCAGCAGGATGATGAACAGCGAGTTGATGGACTGGAACCAGGTGGCGGGCACCTCGAACGAGCCCAGCTGGCGCTGCGTGAAGTCCTTGGCGAACAGGTTCAGCGAGGTGGGCGCCTGCTCGAACGCGCTCCAGAAGATGGCGGCGAAGAGGAAGAGCACCACGATCACCCCCACGCGCCGCTTCTCCGCGCCGTCCAGCCCGCCCATGGCGAACACGTAGGCGAAGAACGCCAGCGCCAGCCCCACCAGCACGTACGCCATGTACTTGCCGATCGTCTGCGGGTCGGGGATGAACACGCCGGTGATCCCCAGCGCGAACACCAGCGCGATCAGCCCCACGCCCACGCCCACCACCAGCTTCACCGTGTTCTCCTGCCGCGCCTGCACCGCGGGGTCGGGGTGCCGCGAGGGCGCCGTGCCGATGTCGCCGAGGGTGGCGCGCTGCCGCAGCGCGAACCACATCAGCCCGAAGAACATCCCCACGCCCGCCGCCCCGAAGCCCAGGTGCCACCCCACCTGCTCGCCCAGGAAGCCGGTGATGAGCTGCCCGAAGAAGGCGCCGGCGTTGATCCCCATGTAGAAGATGGAGAAGCCCGCGTCGCGCCGGGCGCCGCCCTCGGGGTACAGGTCGCCCACGATGGCCGAGATGTTGGGCTTCAGCAGGCCGGTGCCGAACACGATCAGGATCAGCCCCAGGAAGAAGAACGCCTTCCCCGCCTTGCCCTGCCCCGCGAAGCCGGAAAGC
Proteins encoded:
- a CDS encoding DUF2335 domain-containing protein, giving the protein MQGPLPSAAELARYKEVDPRAPQVILAQFRAEGLHRRRLEAEIVRGENGRASRGQVFALLILLVGLLAGVFLVRTGHDTAGTLIAGGNLLGMGAIFLRETRPEPTGGGKD
- a CDS encoding peptide MFS transporter, encoding MSATLQRPRVPAPPSEDRSFFGHPRGLSTLFFTEMWERFSYYGLRPLLVLFMAAALAEGGFGFDRGQASAIVGIYGACVYLASLPGGWIADRLLGLRRAIFTGAVLITSGHLSIGLSGFAGQGKAGKAFFFLGLILIVFGTGLLKPNISAIVGDLYPEGGARRDAGFSIFYMGINAGAFFGQLITGFLGEQVGWHLGFGAAGVGMFFGLMWFALRQRATLGDIGTAPSRHPDPAVQARQENTVKLVVGVGVGLIALVFALGITGVFIPDPQTIGKYMAYVLVGLALAFFAYVFAMGGLDGAEKRRVGVIVVLFLFAAIFWSAFEQAPTSLNLFAKDFTQRQLGSFEVPATWFQSINSLFIILLAPVFAWLWVSMGRRGADLSSPAKFALGLFFAGLGFALMIPAAKAVVSSNGSLKVSAMWLVGSYFFQTVGELCLSPVGLSSMTKLAPRKYAGQMMGIWFLASAVGNLIGGLVGGNVDPEKLEAMPGLFTGTTAGLFGAAVILALLIVPIRRMMADVPHTGERAAH
- a CDS encoding DoxX family protein, with translation MTPTAPTTQHPSRIAARAASPASRIVLAALFAFAGTMHFVIPDSYVRIMPAWLPWHRGLVFVSGACEIAGGLGLLVPQVRRWAGIGLVLLLLAVWPANAQMWMNARAAHQSGWAQALLLLRLPMQIVLMMWVWRASHPRALHVDTRNSVDA
- a CDS encoding serine/threonine-protein kinase, whose product is MPTVTVSSLHLEHQLGKGFFGAVFRAQHPLHGTVAVKVMSRAPTEDDTQWAARRDGLLAEGQHLKSAEDNRVVRVLDVVHDALADRVYLILELCPGGSLQSLYEVGPQPLGVVRDLITDAALGLQCIHARDMLHRDIKPANILIGPDGRGKLGDFGLVTDELVLGYASAAGYNDHLAYEVWHTGLTSVRSDIWALGMTAFRMLHGELFYLSKVEPPRYDIAKGRFAASLAWLEHIPAEWQRFIRKCLHDNEESRYQSAHQVLQALAALPVEPSWTCMYTPGTTTWIREKNSRRIEVVRSVLSNRQHQWTATSYPLGGSGRARTLDSSAGAVAAKEASSGLRKFLTS
- a CDS encoding FAD-binding and (Fe-S)-binding domain-containing protein; translated protein: MLPVVQPDPRAARLERALRERVKGEVRFDAHSRLLYSTDASLYQFLPVGVVVPKDAGDVEAAVRLAAEHAVPVLPRGGGTALAGQTVGAALVLDFTKYMNRVLAIDPDARRAKVQPGLRLDRFNRALAPYGLHFGPDPATIRQCALGGMIGNNSCGARSLVYGKTGDHVHSLDCVLADARCAHFSGMRRDALAGAPGAEGQLARAVMALLEPHRAEIERRFPKIPRRVSGYNFDAMLEDEELNLARLIVGSEGTLATVVEAELGLVPIPPARGLVLLSFRERFTSFDAVPGILPERGLSALEIVDSRVLQGAREIFEFRPTAAMASPDALGVLFCEFSGESADEVRGMAEDFAARAPRLPGNPAAGVYLSEREQNAAWALRQAATGLLYLTTPSKDIKPQEFVEDTGCPPEKLGAYMRRFEEIVQRNGTTTGFFGHAGQGCLHVRVDLNVKRGEDRERMQRIAHEIAELVVDFGGSLSGEHGDGLSRSEFLPMMFGPEIIELHRQVKAVFDPEGRMNPGGKIAPPYQRMSDNLRFGPDYSVTPPETFFRYAEGGWDVAVEKCNGMAVCRKLDAGTMCPSYMVTQEEMHSTRGRANSLREAMRGSLPGMRSHEVLEALDLCLACKACKTECPVGVDMARYKAEFLAQHHREHGTGREALFFGRVHDFARLGGKMPGIANLGQRVMSGVIKRAAGMDPRREMPALARKPFRAEFSRRPRSAIGGRATVILFDDTFHNFFQPGPLHAAAQVIERAGYEVRLPKTQVCCGRAAVSKGLLEHARERQTELLETLMPEVERGAWIVGVEPSCILTLRDELPDLVRDDRALKLAAAAVTFEEFLASLADWRPGRLERRAIVHGHCHQKALVGMGPTTEVLSRVEGLEFKVLDSGCCGMAGSFGYEKGHYDVSKACGERVLFPAVRDAAADDLVVAPGFSCRHQIADFCGGRKSLHTAELLAMAE